The Helicoverpa armigera isolate CAAS_96S chromosome 21, ASM3070526v1, whole genome shotgun sequence sequence CCAACAGATTTTTTCTTCTTGCAGAATTACCGGAAAGATGCGCCCCCAACGAAGAGATCCGTAATCTCACCGTCGACAATTTAGTATCGGCCGCCGTCGACTATTGCCAAGGAGAACTGCCCTTAGTCAGCTACGAACTGACCCTAACAGACCCTAGTGTTAAGGCCCTAGACCATATACCCCTACTTCACCAAGCTTTCCTACACCCCATCGTGTTCTTACAAGTGCTATATCTAAAACTACTATATTACTTCGGTAATTTTACTTTCAGACTGACGAATATCCAGTTGTCGTTGCTCCTCATAGCCTATTTGTCAGTCAGTGCGGATAGTTTGTACCACTTAGTACCTCTAGCGTTGTATTACGCCAGTTTTGTAGCAATGGTCATATGTACCTTCAAGATGTTGCATGCTAAAAGACAGTTTATAGACTTTAGGAAGTGGTCCGGGCTTTTCCTTAGGTATAGTGACGGGAACTTGCAACCCGATGAGTCTGAGAACTTATTCGTTCGTAATAACCTCGGCCCATTTATTCAGTTCTTCTCCgctttgtttattaatttgttcCTTTATCCGTTTATAGCCACTCAATGGGTTCCTTTTTCAGAATTTTGTGTGCTATCATTCTTCTTAATGTTCTTAACCTTGCTCTCATTTGGGACCAGTGCAGGGAGTCCCTATCCTGATCTTCTCGCGCTGTTATCGTTTGCTATCAACGTTTTAGCGAAATACCCTTACGAGAAAGATACAGTTGTGCATCAAGGCTGGCGGTTTCTCGACTTGCACGTATCGAATTATCCGTCGTATATACTAGGGAATAGCATTGAGTTTTGCTTGAACGCTCGAGTGTTCTTCTCTCTGTTGATTCCTGTTATATTGGTAGGAATGGCTAGGAGGAGTGGTTGGCAAGGTTGCTTTAAATACGCTTTACCTCATTGCGTGACTCTTAGTTGGTTGCAGATGTTTATAACTTGTTCTCACGGGTGTACTACTTATGGGCTGATAAGGGGCACTTTCACGTTGGTTTGTTCGTTCCTGTTTTTGCCTCTAATAGGCGTGTTAACAGTGACATTGCCTATATTTGCGTTCCTGCAGTACATAACGATGTCTAGAGTTTTTTACACAGTGTCTGTTGTGGTCGGTTTGGGGTTGAGTTTTGGCATTACGTGTCTCTTGGCAAAATCTGAATCTACCAAGAAGTTTGTTACTCCATTCCaggtttgtatttctttttgttatttacttaattggTTCTCTTCATTTAGTTTGTTGAActtattttatagttaacatTTTTTGGTGTCAAAATCTACCCAcctgaataaataaagttaattacgTCTGCAAAGTCTGCATTAAGTATACCGAAATgataaattctattttatttgctattcaaaactaacaaaagcatttttttcttcacagCTCACGATCGGCATCATAACTCTAGTGTACCTAGGCAACCAGTTCGTAGTAAACGTTCAAGATGACGGCCTGCCATCCGGCCTCATCGAACTCATAGGAGACGACAAAGCCAGCATCAAGAACCTTCTTAAAAACGAATTCATTACCGACTACGAAGATAACACTTATCATATCAATTGGGACGATTATTACAATCAATGTAACACCCCATCTTGGTCAGATTACAACATGGCGGCCACGCAAATAAAGTGCGCAATTCTAGATGGCGCCAACGTAAATTGGGAGGGTTATGTCAAAGACGTTCAATTGAAAAATGTTAGGAATCGATGGAGGGACTTCATAGCCTGGTTGCCTGGCTTCCTGCAAGAATATTTTAGGTGCTACTACGGTGAGGAATATTCGACGTTATGTCAAAGGGAAGAGAGTCTACAATCGGCTAAAGAGTGCGAGTTTGTTAGAAGCGTCGCGCGTCAAAGTGGGAAGAGCTGCCATTTAAACAATTTGAATGAGTAAGTgttcgatgtttttttttgttatcttttgTACTGAAAAGACCTACTACTAAATCTTACTATAATTTGTCAGACTGTCCCTCATGAATAGTGATAGACAGTTAAATTTTCACTGTTGCcactataataacaaatattgaaaactacCATTTATTGTTAAATTGGGGAACTCTTGGCTAAATTTCATGTTATACGGAGATTTTGTGCTTCGAAAAGTATTTTGGTTCCTGATTTGAGTTATCTCAAGACGTTTACGAAGTCATTTTTAGTCAATAGGCCAACAGACAATTGGTGAAGATCCTTGCTAAGACCATGCTAAtgatatatgttttattttccagATACACATATGAAATCAAACTCATAATGGAAGCGAGCGGTGGTCTTCTAAAGCGGCACTCGGAAATATCCATAGTGTTCGATCACTGCTTCAGCAATTTCACACGAATGTTACGCGCCGATGACAAAATACGCTTCAAGGGCGTTCTGTCAAACGACAATGTACCTTATAACATAGGCACTAAGGACGTTAATATTAGAGGATATGAAATACAATGCCTAGAATGCAAGGAGGCCAGCGGTACCGTAAGGTCGAAAGCGCCATCTGTGTCCAAATTCACGGAACTCTGTAAAACTATAGCGAACGACTGTGTTGTCTCtacaaagtatattttaaatttccTGTTGAATCCAGtggttgtttttaaataaatgttttatgtctGTTTTGAAATGATCTTTAAGTTTTTGTGTGTTGCGTTTTAGTCATTAGGTAGTTGAGAATAAGGTTGATTTTACTGTTTAACATTGTTGTCTTTTCTGAATGATGATACTCGACCGTTGATCTAATATCTCTGCCTACCATAGATAGATATAAGATTCAGAATATATATGAAAAAGTTATGAGCTTAATTTCGGggtaaaattttaaagttttcttatagtcTGTTTCAGCATTCTGAATTATAGTAATTATCATACAAAGTCACTAATGAATGTTGGAATTTATGTCGTTTACTTGATAGAAACAAGCTTACTATAATTATTGAAGAAACCTACAAATACTAGGAGATGGAATTTGATGACCttttaaggtacctactttttattgtaaaactcCTTTTTCTAGTACTATACTTATTGTAGACCGTGATTGGTTAATAAAAACACTATAAAAAGATAATCAACTGcaaagttataaaaactaaataatcctATTGCTGTAGACACCATAAAATCgtgttataatttaaaattttttagacatgcatttaaaaagtattttaataactggTTGTATTGAGAGAATAATTGATGTAcctattgttattaatataaaaagaagtattatgaaataatataaatctataaaaaataataataataaagaagagAATATTCTATGAATCGTGTTTAGTCATGTTAGGGTGAAGATGTGTTTGTGACAATAGAGACTATATTTGGAATGTctgtgttttaataaaaaagtgagTCAAAGGatgaccatatttttttatttattgccttactgttactgttacagcctttatatcgtcccactgctgggcacaggcctccactcacagggagaaggattttatttattgccttAATGGCATCCTTAATTTTCCAtccttgaaaaataataatgatatcttAATCTTTTCTTTCAAAAACCTCCCTATGTTGgcagtattttttattgctatcAGTTCTTACattcatgaaataataaaaatatcctaaTCCTTTCTTCCAAAAAACCTCCCTATGTTGTAAATCCAGAAAAtgctgaaaattatatttattttaaccctGTCAAAAGGCACTtgaatggtatattttttatgacaaagAAAAGAAGTAGCCTATCATTTTAATATGCCGGCCGGCCGTATCAATGTTTAATATGTAATCCAATATGGTAACTTGCATTAGTTCATTTATCAGCTACATAGAAAAGATATGACgaatgaaaaaagtaattagtctgttttttagacaaccctaaaataatgaaaaaaattctcttttctcacacaaacaaataacatcGAAATACAACACGATTGAGTTTTGTGTCACGTCACTTCTGAGTACAATAGAAATGACGGTACGAGCCCCCACCACTCAAtctttgttgtttgttaaaataaaaaataagggtTCAATATTTTGTTGCCTACTTAAAATGTGGACTAATTAGAATCGCTATTTTTCAACCCTGTCATCACATGACTGATGCGAGTTCCTATGGCTAGGTTTGGCTTAGGAGTTTCTGCCATAATTCCTAGATGGCGGTTATCTACTTTacgaattaaataaaagaacgGAATTACTTTACACAATTTGATGCATAAAAGTAGCGAGTATTTCTGCCCATGTTACGAACACATTATTGTTCTTATTAAATAGAGAGACAACTCTAATTTATCTAAGCATCGAACCTACCCACCTTTCTGCTAGCAACTAATTACTTTAAACTGTACCGATTTACACATGAAATAGGAATACAATGGATAGCAGCATGACGCTGAAATATACCACACTAATATAACTTAGAAATTCACAAAAGAGTTTGTAACAGCAGCATAAACCAccgcaataaataaaactgaccTAATAAAGTCAGTGTAAACTAGGCATTGCAATTAATAGTTAATTAGAAAAAGCTTTGGTTCTAACTAGTTGACAATAAACAAACGTTAGATTATTGCGTGGTTGGCGCCgccattttgttaattaacacTGCTCGATGCAATAGTAACCGAATCACGTAGGCTTCTATTCGTTTTATTATCCGGTTTTAGTAGTTAAAGGCTATTATCTTCGTGAAATTCGTTTAGTTACACAGATTAAAGAGAATAATTAAAGGATAGGTTGAAAAAATGCATCAGTTTATTAACTATGGTagtaaagttaaagacaaatacttacataggtacGTTTAGGTAATTTAGATTTGGCTCATTAAATCAGCACTTTTGCACGTCTTTTGCATTAGCTGCAAAAACGCGCCTGCAATCCGTTTCCGACGTTGGAAACGGTCTAACGTCTTAGAAAGTGCTGGAAAGAAAAAACGGTGATGGGaaacttcccagcaaaaaaGCTCTAttacgataaatattttatagctacATAAGctcaaattaataattttgtaggaATACCACAAAAATTGTAAGACTCAATGCAGATTTTCTTTACACAAGAAAACTCTTTTAGCTATTTAATAAACCGCTACAAGATTGTCTCAAGGAAATAGACCAGCAATCCAGACATCAAAATGTTAGTTGCTAGTATTACCTATAGACAGAAGGACCCACTTAACTAAAGGAAGCTTTTAAAAAttcacagaaaatatttttcaattttgtacaGCGGACGAAACCGCGGAAAACTCTGCCGAGATACCGTCAagataaaaatttaatattgacTCTGTGGTTTTGCATTTCACAAATCGCTATGACGTTTTTTCGTGGACGAAAACATAATTGAAATGATTTACTTTtccattccaattttaaaacagaatgtttattttaaaccagaAGCTTTGATGATGTTCGGCAAACATTAATTTTAGtgcaattgaaaaaaaaactttaggtACGTTTTTCATTGCAGCTATGGCGTGCAAAAATgaaagcataaataaataattattcatattttatgttcctTTTTCCCTCCGAATATTGGGTTACAttttagactttctggcttccagCATTCCTTCTAGAttttcatgtacctacctaatcctGGTCCTAAAAacgcaaaaataaatgaaaatcgcTTCGAAAAATGTGTTGGCAAACCaagactttttttacttaccgTCCCAAACATATTACATGTACATACCGGTCCCAAAGGAACCAAGAAATATCTGCTGTTTAAGTGAGCTGGTTATTGTGGCTTTAATATATCGCTGAACATTAGTTCAAGCGACTCTCTTGTACACGACTTAGTGGCCCCAAactggaacttggtacttagcTACGGATCATTTGTGGAACGTCGCTTGATGAGTTTAAGCTTATTTCTGAGTGAAAAGAATCTGCGTTTATTTCTTGTTGGgtaatttttgttcttttataaGCTTGTGAATTTAGTTAGTAGGTAAAGTGATATCTGTTGAGAGACAacagtaaaatttttgattttctttGCTCAGCAATCGATCCTCGCTTGTGACCATGTTGTTTAGCCAACCCTAGAATAAATACTTTGATGCAAAATTTAaccgaaatatttttaaaaaattataataataacctCTCTCATAGCTATAAGACCGCCCAtcatgtcacctactttaattagATCTAagataaaaattcaataaattggtgtacctaataaagtatgtatatacatatatatttataatccaATAAACtattactataaatattgttcgaattgataaaaaattttCGGTGTATTCAAATAAATCTCTAAAATATTTCCAATTGCCCATTTTGTACATTTAAGGCTATTTCTAACAATGTTTAATCAAACTCTTCGACTGGAAAGCGCCacagaaataatgaaaaaaggtaaaaaaacgGGTAAAAAGTGAACAACTAGCGGGTTTTACAGTTTTTTCAGTTTCATTTGGAGTTTTTCTTTGATGTGCTTTCAATGAATCTTTCCCAGAATCGTTCTGAAGTCTGTTGTGGTTTTAGTGGCTGAATTGATTGAGTGTTTCTTCGAGTGTAGTCGGAGTAAAAAGTTAACTGAGTTCGTTATTCAGTTACTTTTGTTAATCGAATCGTCTGCGATATCTATACTTATACAGAAGTTTTGTGAACTGTGAATTTTGACGTTGAAGGGGTAACCTTTGTATCTGGTAAACAGATTTTGAAAATGAagattcagatttttttttaacaacagaAAGTTACGTTACCTGtggcaattttatattttaaattataaatgcggGCGagatttcaatttttattttttacgatttAAGGTCTGAGCCTAAAGATTGTGGCAGTCTGAGCCTAAATCTAAAAATAGCCTAGTTTAATCCATTCAGTTGTATTAGGTAGATTACTATGTCTTAAAATCTAGATTATTTTGCCAAAGTTTCTAACAATTGGACTAGAATGGAAGTCTCCTCAAGAAAGGGGAAAGGTGAAAGTAAAGTTTAATGGAATAACCGTCAAACTTGCCCACAAATATCAGCGGTCGCCACAGACAGACAGGTACCTATAAAGTTAGACGTCAGCAGGTTAACACAATTTCAgtcctaaaattaaaaaaatgcacGATTCTTAGATGTTTTTCAACCTCTTATCAAAAAGGCTTATTTGAAAATCTCTGGTTGCTACGTCTCTCTCAGTGTATTGTGATATTTAAATGGGAAAATTGGTTTAGAACCTTAGGAACATTCCCTAAGCCCGAAGCCTGgaacatatttcattttaaagacTGTGGGAGCCCTAATTTTAAtgtatactaatgttataaagcgaagagtttatttgtttgcttgcttgaatgcacttatctcaggaactactggttagatttaaaaagttatttcagtGATAGACAGCCCGTTTATCGAGGAAGTTTATCAACTCATGCAGAAGTTTctatgggatgcgggtgaaaccacaatCAGAAGCCAGTGATGTATAAAATTACTGGTACGGAGTGATACTATTCGCATTTTCTTGCATCACTAAAATCTATGAAGTACAAAACTTGATCAAACTTCTACCTGAACTTTCACAGTTCCTTTGAAGAGTTCGTTTTATCAAGTTTGGACGATATTTCTGATTCAATTCTGACTTAGTAATTTCCGTAGATAATGATAGCCTTTTCATGATACCTCTTTCgcgaaacaataataatttcttttgttttcttcaaAGTGGTGATATCGAAATTCCAAAATTCATTTTCTACTTTGAAGTCAttcttatttataacaaagcgacagctataaaaaatattggtgatttcagactttttcgCCACCAAAGTAACTATTTTTCCACATAGTGAGCCCTTATGTTTTATAGGTTGGTACTTAATACCTAAAGGTTTTAAAGTTCGAACCTAGCACGTCACAAAAGTGAAGACTGATTTACCTACGTAATACCAACATTGTTGGCTATTGGCCACCAACATGTTGGCCCAACTTCTGAACAAGCCACTTGTGTGAACGAGGGTAGTCAGTTAGTAATCTTATTGACACAGTTAACTCTAATCCTTAAAGTAACCCCTTTTAAAGGATTGGAAAGCAAAGTTAAAGGTTCACAGTTAAAGCAAGTggcttgttttgttttctaagaagtgcttaggtacctattatgtttAACTAAGTAActcttacattaaaataaaactacttttacggattttatcgcggctatattaatattatttaatcccgacgtttctaAGGAGAAAGTGAGTGCGTtctgcgtgaatcggattgatgatgatgatcaacaAATGATcgacaaaatgtagggtagctgtttgtaactaaaataataagacgacaaacaccttagtctgcccgtgaccatgaaTTCTGTAAAGGATCCGATCGGGATTAAATCGACTTTTGAAGAAACTGAATTTTGAGACgttatcattcatcttcatcatctgccgagccttttcccaattatgtcggggtcggcttccagtctaactgcatGCCGTGAGATCTGAGAGCCTGTATCATCACTAcgtgtaagtacctaattcaCTACTTGCCTCTTGAATACAAAAGTAGGTATGctggcattttatttatttatactttttgcacaatgtacaacggcggacttaactGCTTAGGCTTTCTCTGTCAGGCTACCTTAGCGTGTGGTAAAAACGAAGTCATTTTCTGAATAACCtatatgaagattttattaaattcgttTGTTTCTTTCAATCTAACAGTAACTACTTACTGGTAACAACAAACAGAGCTAAGCTAGACGGCTCCCCACCGAGGGTGTCTCCACgttgtcgtcgtggtggggcttgCGTGCCTCTATGATCCTGAAGCTCTGCCGGTAGAGATACTCATGCCGGAAAGGTTCAGGGGAGAGGCCAGACAAAgagggacccagggaggggccgcTCTTGCAGAGTCGACGCTCGTGGACCTAGCAAGGATGCGGCCACACCCGCAGAGGTGCAGGCGCACCGAAGCGGCGCTCGTTTGTCTCCTCGTTTATCGAAGAGCAAACCGTTCGGCGGGTCTGCTGAGCCGGGATGGCCGGACAGCAGACGAAGGCATGTCTAATGCCGCCGTCGAGGGCTTGGCTTAACCGCCCGGCCCAGAGGATGGACACCTCTAAGATAAAAAACCACCTAATCCCAAGTTtcgggagcgcggcgaggggatgaatggccgtgggggtcacggtcgttagcgctcccACCTGTTGGGGCCGGCCgcccccaacagtatgtaggcttgccccggtatgaggccactgccggggAAGGACGTATTTATG is a genomic window containing:
- the LOC110380837 gene encoding wolframin isoform X3 gives rise to the protein MRCIRSGVIDEDSAAIVRAKSCLAASRQETVARKAARDLFASLSNGEQYITTAQLERRIREICSTTLSKEPDDSDSPDDDSPEEARARALDDGHALEPSHLQAGDQVHINGTMRTADTTDEELPERCAPNEEIRNLTVDNLVSAAVDYCQGELPLVSYELTLTDPSVKALDHIPLLHQAFLHPIVFLQVLYLKLLYYFGNFTFRLTNIQLSLLLIAYLSVSADSLYHLVPLALYYASFVAMVICTFKMLHAKRQFIDFRKWSGLFLRYSDGNLQPDESENLFVRNNLGPFIQFFSALFINLFLYPFIATQWVPFSEFCVLSFFLMFLTLLSFGTSAGSPYPDLLALLSFAINVLAKYPYEKDTVVHQGWRFLDLHVSNYPSYILGNSIEFCLNARVFFSLLIPVILVGMARRSGWQGCFKYALPHCVTLSWLQMFITCSHGCTTYGLIRGTFTLVCSFLFLPLIGVLTVTLPIFAFLQYITMSRVFYTVSVVVGLGLSFGITCLLAKSESTKKFVTPFQLTIGIITLVYLGNQFVVNVQDDGLPSGLIELIGDDKASIKNLLKNEFITDYEDNTYHINWDDYYNQCNTPSWSDYNMAATQIKCAILDGANVNWEGYVKDVQLKNVRNRWRDFIAWLPGFLQEYFRCYYGEEYSTLCQREESLQSAKECEFVRSVARQSGKSCHLNNLNEYTYEIKLIMEASGGLLKRHSEISIVFDHCFSNFTRMLRADDKIRFKGVLSNDNVPYNIGTKDVNIRGYEIQCLECKEASGTVRSKAPSVSKFTELCKTIANDCVVSTKYILNFLLNPVVVFK
- the LOC110380837 gene encoding wolframin isoform X1; this translates as MPVGRKRWNLHDGPQGSLRRLRNQLAEDGCAESQVVLAKQLLEEKCELEADKISNFKQALEWLICATEQAHPEARRMLRRCIRSGVIDEDSAAIVRAKSCLAASRQETVARKAARDLFASLSNGEQYITTAQLERRIREICSTTLSKEPDDSDSPDDDSPEEARARALDDGHALEPSHLQAGDQVHINGTMRTADTTDEELPERCAPNEEIRNLTVDNLVSAAVDYCQGELPLVSYELTLTDPSVKALDHIPLLHQAFLHPIVFLQVLYLKLLYYFGNFTFRLTNIQLSLLLIAYLSVSADSLYHLVPLALYYASFVAMVICTFKMLHAKRQFIDFRKWSGLFLRYSDGNLQPDESENLFVRNNLGPFIQFFSALFINLFLYPFIATQWVPFSEFCVLSFFLMFLTLLSFGTSAGSPYPDLLALLSFAINVLAKYPYEKDTVVHQGWRFLDLHVSNYPSYILGNSIEFCLNARVFFSLLIPVILVGMARRSGWQGCFKYALPHCVTLSWLQMFITCSHGCTTYGLIRGTFTLVCSFLFLPLIGVLTVTLPIFAFLQYITMSRVFYTVSVVVGLGLSFGITCLLAKSESTKKFVTPFQLTIGIITLVYLGNQFVVNVQDDGLPSGLIELIGDDKASIKNLLKNEFITDYEDNTYHINWDDYYNQCNTPSWSDYNMAATQIKCAILDGANVNWEGYVKDVQLKNVRNRWRDFIAWLPGFLQEYFRCYYGEEYSTLCQREESLQSAKECEFVRSVARQSGKSCHLNNLNEYTYEIKLIMEASGGLLKRHSEISIVFDHCFSNFTRMLRADDKIRFKGVLSNDNVPYNIGTKDVNIRGYEIQCLECKEASGTVRSKAPSVSKFTELCKTIANDCVVSTKYILNFLLNPVVVFK
- the LOC110380837 gene encoding wolframin isoform X2 — translated: MPVGRKRWNLHGPQGSLRRLRNQLAEDGCAESQVVLAKQLLEEKCELEADKISNFKQALEWLICATEQAHPEARRMLRRCIRSGVIDEDSAAIVRAKSCLAASRQETVARKAARDLFASLSNGEQYITTAQLERRIREICSTTLSKEPDDSDSPDDDSPEEARARALDDGHALEPSHLQAGDQVHINGTMRTADTTDEELPERCAPNEEIRNLTVDNLVSAAVDYCQGELPLVSYELTLTDPSVKALDHIPLLHQAFLHPIVFLQVLYLKLLYYFGNFTFRLTNIQLSLLLIAYLSVSADSLYHLVPLALYYASFVAMVICTFKMLHAKRQFIDFRKWSGLFLRYSDGNLQPDESENLFVRNNLGPFIQFFSALFINLFLYPFIATQWVPFSEFCVLSFFLMFLTLLSFGTSAGSPYPDLLALLSFAINVLAKYPYEKDTVVHQGWRFLDLHVSNYPSYILGNSIEFCLNARVFFSLLIPVILVGMARRSGWQGCFKYALPHCVTLSWLQMFITCSHGCTTYGLIRGTFTLVCSFLFLPLIGVLTVTLPIFAFLQYITMSRVFYTVSVVVGLGLSFGITCLLAKSESTKKFVTPFQLTIGIITLVYLGNQFVVNVQDDGLPSGLIELIGDDKASIKNLLKNEFITDYEDNTYHINWDDYYNQCNTPSWSDYNMAATQIKCAILDGANVNWEGYVKDVQLKNVRNRWRDFIAWLPGFLQEYFRCYYGEEYSTLCQREESLQSAKECEFVRSVARQSGKSCHLNNLNEYTYEIKLIMEASGGLLKRHSEISIVFDHCFSNFTRMLRADDKIRFKGVLSNDNVPYNIGTKDVNIRGYEIQCLECKEASGTVRSKAPSVSKFTELCKTIANDCVVSTKYILNFLLNPVVVFK